In one Nocardioides sp. NBC_00368 genomic region, the following are encoded:
- a CDS encoding putative hydro-lyase, whose translation MTASATQLKEARAARASYRAGEVAPTSGVAHGLVQANLISVPADWAFEVLLFAQRNPKPCPVLEVLDPGAYESSLAPGSDLRTDIPAYRIWRDGELTEEVTDAGAAWEEHPDLVSFLIGCSFTFEAGLADAGIPIRHQELGRNVPMYRTSRACAPAGRLRGDMVVSMRPIPADRVADAVRISGRYPAVHGAPVHVGDPASLGIADLAAPEFGDPPEVRNGEVPVFWACGVTPQAAIMASRPPFALTHAPGHMFITDVRDAEYLA comes from the coding sequence ATGACCGCCAGCGCCACCCAGCTGAAGGAGGCCCGCGCCGCGCGCGCCTCCTACCGGGCGGGCGAGGTCGCGCCCACGAGCGGAGTCGCCCACGGCCTGGTGCAGGCGAACCTCATCTCCGTGCCGGCCGACTGGGCCTTCGAGGTGCTGCTCTTCGCGCAGCGCAACCCGAAGCCGTGTCCGGTGCTCGAGGTGCTCGACCCGGGCGCCTACGAGTCGTCCCTGGCGCCCGGCTCCGACCTGCGCACCGACATCCCGGCGTACCGGATCTGGCGGGATGGCGAGCTGACCGAGGAGGTCACCGATGCGGGCGCTGCCTGGGAGGAGCACCCCGACCTGGTCTCGTTCCTGATCGGCTGCAGCTTCACCTTCGAGGCGGGCCTGGCCGACGCCGGGATCCCGATCCGTCACCAGGAGCTCGGCCGCAACGTGCCGATGTACCGCACCTCGCGGGCGTGCGCGCCGGCCGGACGTCTGCGCGGCGACATGGTGGTCTCGATGCGCCCGATCCCGGCCGACCGGGTCGCCGATGCCGTACGCATCTCCGGGCGCTACCCGGCGGTGCACGGTGCGCCCGTGCACGTCGGTGACCCGGCCTCGCTCGGCATCGCCGACCTGGCCGCTCCCGAGTTCGGCGACCCGCCCGAGGTGCGGAACGGCGAGGTGCCGGTCTTCTGGGCCTGCGGAGTCACGCCGCAGGCGGCGATCATGGCCTCGCGCCCGCCGTTCGCGCTCACCCACGCGCCCGGCCACATGTTCATCACCGACGTACGGGATGCGGAGTATCTGGCGTGA
- a CDS encoding LamB/YcsF family protein → MNNKATIDLNSDLGENAPDRVVADDAAMLGIVSSANVACGFHAGTPEGIRATLADAVAKGVTIGAHPAYRDYEGFGRRAMDIESATLQAHVEYQLGALISLTTAVGGAVRYVKPHGALYNTIARDERQARSVVAAVKAIDPSLVLLGLAGGVVLDVAEKAGLVTAAEAFADRAYTPGGELVSRAEPGAVLHDAEAVAARMLRLAREGVIEAIDGTDVAVRADSICVHGDSDGAIRMAAAIRELFEAEGMVIAPFAGASA, encoded by the coding sequence GTGAACAACAAGGCAACCATCGACCTGAACTCCGACCTCGGCGAGAACGCCCCCGACCGGGTGGTCGCCGACGATGCGGCCATGCTCGGGATCGTCTCGAGCGCCAACGTCGCCTGCGGGTTCCACGCGGGCACCCCCGAAGGGATCCGTGCGACGCTGGCCGATGCCGTCGCCAAGGGCGTCACCATCGGCGCGCACCCGGCATATCGCGACTATGAGGGCTTCGGGCGTCGCGCCATGGACATCGAGTCCGCGACGCTGCAGGCGCACGTGGAGTACCAGCTCGGCGCCCTGATCAGCCTGACCACGGCGGTCGGCGGCGCGGTCCGCTACGTGAAGCCGCACGGCGCGCTCTACAACACGATCGCCCGCGACGAGCGGCAGGCGCGCAGCGTGGTGGCCGCGGTCAAGGCGATCGACCCGTCCCTCGTGCTGCTGGGGCTCGCCGGCGGTGTCGTCCTCGACGTGGCCGAGAAGGCCGGGCTCGTGACGGCCGCCGAGGCCTTCGCCGACCGCGCCTACACGCCGGGCGGCGAGCTGGTCTCGCGCGCCGAGCCGGGCGCGGTCCTGCACGACGCCGAAGCGGTCGCCGCCCGCATGCTGCGGCTCGCGCGCGAAGGTGTCATCGAGGCGATCGACGGCACCGACGTGGCCGTACGCGCCGACTCGATCTGCGTGCACGGCGACAGTGACGGGGCGATCCGGATGGCCGCGGCCATCCGGGAGCTGTTCGAGGCCGAGGGCATGGTCATCGCTCCCTTCGCCGGAGCGTCTGCATGA